The following proteins come from a genomic window of Mariniflexile sp. TRM1-10:
- the trpB gene encoding tryptophan synthase subunit beta, with the protein MNYNVNEKGYYGEFGGAYIPEMLYPNVEELRQNYLKIMAEPDFKKEFDQLLKDYVGRPSPLYFAKRLSEKYHTKIYLKREDLNHTGAHKINNTIGQILMAKRLGKHRIIAETGAGQHGVATATVCALMGLECIVYMGEIDIARQAPNVARMKMLGATVVPALSGSRTLKDATNEAIRDWINNPVDTHYIIGSAIGPHPYPDMVTRFQSVISEEIKWQLKEHENSENPDYVVACIGGGSNAAGTYYHFLHEKNVNIIAVEAAGLGVDSGESAATSVLGKEGIIHGCKTLLMQTKDGQITEPYSISAGLDYPGVGPMHSHLAKTGRAEFMSITDDEAMKAGLELCKLEGIIPAIESSHALAIFEQKKFKPNDVVVVSLSGRGDKDLDTYIDYFKL; encoded by the coding sequence ATGAATTATAATGTAAACGAAAAAGGTTATTATGGTGAATTTGGAGGCGCATACATACCCGAAATGCTCTATCCAAATGTAGAAGAGTTACGCCAGAATTATTTAAAAATAATGGCAGAACCCGATTTTAAAAAAGAGTTCGATCAGCTTTTAAAAGATTATGTAGGACGTCCTTCCCCACTCTATTTTGCAAAGCGTCTTTCAGAAAAATACCATACCAAAATTTATTTAAAGCGTGAAGATTTAAACCATACAGGTGCTCACAAAATCAATAACACCATTGGGCAAATTTTAATGGCAAAGCGTTTAGGCAAACACCGTATTATTGCCGAAACTGGAGCCGGTCAGCATGGTGTTGCAACCGCAACGGTTTGTGCTTTAATGGGACTGGAATGTATTGTTTATATGGGTGAAATCGATATTGCACGACAAGCACCCAATGTGGCCCGTATGAAAATGTTAGGAGCCACCGTAGTTCCTGCATTATCGGGAAGTCGTACTTTAAAAGACGCTACCAATGAAGCCATTCGCGATTGGATTAACAATCCTGTAGATACACATTACATCATTGGTTCCGCCATTGGTCCACACCCCTATCCAGATATGGTAACGCGTTTTCAATCGGTGATTTCGGAAGAGATCAAATGGCAATTAAAAGAACACGAGAACAGTGAAAATCCCGATTACGTTGTCGCTTGTATTGGTGGTGGCAGTAATGCCGCTGGTACTTATTACCACTTTTTACATGAAAAAAACGTGAACATCATCGCGGTTGAAGCTGCTGGTTTAGGTGTCGATTCTGGCGAAAGTGCTGCCACTTCCGTATTGGGCAAAGAAGGTATTATTCACGGTTGTAAAACCCTTTTAATGCAAACCAAAGATGGACAAATTACTGAGCCTTATTCTATTTCGGCGGGATTGGATTATCCCGGTGTTGGTCCCATGCATTCCCATTTAGCCAAAACGGGACGTGCCGAATTCATGTCTATTACCGATGATGAAGCCATGAAAGCTGGTTTAGAATTATGCAAGTTAGAAGGCATCATTCCAGCCATTGAAAGCTCGCATGCCTTAGCTATTTTTGAACAGAAAAAATTTAAACCAAACGATGTGGTGGTGGTCAGTTTGTCTGGTCGTGGTGATAAAGATTTGGATACTTATATCGATTATTTTAAACTATAA
- a CDS encoding phosphoribosylanthranilate isomerase, whose amino-acid sequence MKLKVCGMKYQDNIEHVAALQPDYLGFIFYDKSARYFDSENIPELPKSIKKVGVFVDEDIAIVMEKINTHNLQAVQLHGKETPEYCDVLKKRHAELVSESHHENLKQVQIDGKLEIIKVFSIKETFDFGILKAYEAFCDYFLFDTKGKLPGGNGYTFDWNVLNNYPSTKPFFLSGGIGLNEVEKIKEFKQNTASKYCFAIDVNSRFELEPGLKNIELLKEFKSKLCHFE is encoded by the coding sequence ATGAAATTAAAGGTTTGTGGCATGAAATATCAAGACAATATAGAACACGTTGCAGCTTTGCAACCGGACTATCTTGGGTTTATATTTTATGATAAATCTGCTAGATACTTTGATTCTGAAAACATCCCTGAACTGCCTAAATCAATAAAGAAAGTAGGTGTTTTTGTTGATGAAGACATAGCCATTGTTATGGAGAAAATAAACACCCATAATCTACAAGCCGTACAACTTCATGGTAAAGAAACACCTGAATATTGTGACGTTTTAAAAAAACGTCATGCTGAACTTGTTTCAGAATCACATCATGAGAATCTGAAACAAGTTCAGATTGATGGGAAACTAGAAATAATCAAAGTGTTTTCAATAAAAGAAACATTCGATTTTGGGATTTTAAAAGCATACGAAGCCTTTTGCGATTATTTCCTGTTCGACACCAAAGGAAAATTACCCGGAGGCAATGGTTACACTTTCGATTGGAATGTTTTAAACAACTATCCTTCAACCAAACCATTTTTTTTGAGTGGTGGTATCGGATTAAATGAAGTAGAAAAAATTAAAGAATTTAAACAAAATACAGCTTCAAAATATTGTTTTGCTATTGATGTAAATAGCAGATTTGAATTGGAGCCAGGATTAAAGAATATTGAATTATTAAAAGAATTTAAAAGCAAATTATGTCACTTCGAGTGA
- the trpC gene encoding indole-3-glycerol phosphate synthase TrpC — protein MNILDKIVADKRMEVDLRKSLIPIKQLEQSVLFERETMSLANKLRNSQTGIIAEHKRRSPSKSVINQNLNVFDVAKGYENAGVCGMSVLTDGKYFGGSLDDLLTARASCNLPLLRKEFIIDEYQLLEARAYGADVILLIAAILTKEEIKQFSEFAKNLNLDVLLEVHNEEELHKSIMPSLDMLGVNNRNLKTFEVSLETSKKLSELIPNDFVKVSESGISNIEAIKELQPYGYKGFLIGENFMKTDNAGESAKQFIKELEK, from the coding sequence ATGAACATTCTAGATAAAATTGTAGCCGACAAACGCATGGAGGTCGATTTACGAAAATCATTAATTCCAATAAAACAATTGGAACAGTCGGTGTTGTTTGAAAGGGAAACCATGTCATTAGCAAATAAATTACGCAATAGCCAAACAGGGATTATTGCGGAACATAAACGCAGATCGCCATCAAAATCAGTTATCAATCAAAATTTAAATGTATTTGATGTTGCAAAAGGTTATGAAAATGCAGGTGTTTGCGGTATGTCTGTTTTAACCGATGGCAAATATTTTGGAGGTTCTCTAGACGATTTGCTAACAGCAAGAGCCAGTTGTAATTTACCTCTTTTACGCAAAGAATTTATTATAGATGAATATCAACTATTAGAAGCCAGGGCATATGGTGCAGATGTTATTTTACTAATTGCCGCCATTTTAACAAAAGAGGAAATTAAACAATTTTCAGAATTTGCTAAAAACCTAAACTTGGATGTCCTATTAGAAGTTCATAATGAAGAAGAATTGCATAAATCCATCATGCCTAGTTTAGATATGTTAGGCGTAAATAACCGAAACTTAAAAACCTTCGAAGTAAGTTTAGAAACAAGTAAAAAACTAAGTGAGCTCATTCCAAACGATTTTGTAAAAGTATCTGAAAGTGGCATTAGTAATATTGAAGCCATTAAAGAATTACAACCTTATGGATATAAAGGGTTTTTAATTGGTGAGAACTTTATGAAAACCGATAATGCGGGTGAAAGTGCAAAACAATTTATTAAAGAATTAGAAAAATGA